CCGCCAGGTACCCTGTCGCGCCCGCCTGCTGGTACTGACCGGCGGGTGGGTGGATGACTCCTCCGAGCTTGTAGGAGAGGTTGAGCACGCCGTGAACCTTGCTAGAGCCGACCTTGCGCACCTTGTAGGCGCCTTGCGTGGCGCCTGttggctcgtcgccggcgccggctAGGATCTCGGTGAGCGGGAGGATCACCTCCCCCACGTCGCGGTCGCCGAGGGGGCGCTCTGTGCGGAGGAGTACGCGCAGGGCGCCGCTACCGGAGCCGGAGGCTGGGACCGTGACGCGGACAGTGGCGTTCCAGGTGGGGTTGCGGCCGCCGGTGCGGTCGGCGAGGACCCGCTCCCGG
This DNA window, taken from Triticum aestivum cultivar Chinese Spring chromosome 1D, IWGSC CS RefSeq v2.1, whole genome shotgun sequence, encodes the following:
- the LOC123169424 gene encoding protein SRC2; the protein is MASRTVDVTLVSARDLRDVNLVSKMEVYAVVYLAGDPISRERVLADRTGGRNPTWNATVRVTVPASGSGSGALRVLLRTERPLGDRDVGEVILPLTEILAGAGDEPTGATQGAYKVRKVGSSKVHGVLNLSYKLGGVIHPPAGQYQQAGATGYLAAAAAPYASAPPPQQLSYPYPCPPPTMVRPLRVSSR